One genomic segment of Camelus ferus isolate YT-003-E chromosome 19, BCGSAC_Cfer_1.0, whole genome shotgun sequence includes these proteins:
- the DBNDD2 gene encoding dysbindin domain-containing protein 2 isoform X1, giving the protein MDPNPRAALERQQLRLRERQKFFEDILQPETEFVFPLSHLHLESHRPPIGSISSMEVNVDTLEQVELIDLGDQDGADVFLPCEDPPPTPQTSGVDDHPEELSLPMPTPDRTTSRTSSSSSDSSINPHSPNPSDGGADTPLAQSDEEEDGGDGGAEPGACS; this is encoded by the exons ATGGACCCAAATCCTCGGGCAGCCCTGGAGCGCCAGCAGCTCCGCCTTCGGGAGCGGCAGAAATTCTTTGAGGACATTTTACAGCCTGAGACAGAGTTTGTCTTCCCCTTATCCCACCTGCATCTCGAGTCGCACAGAC CCCCTATAGGCAGTATCTCGTCCATGGAAGTGAATGTGGATACGCTTGAGCAAGTGGAACTTATTGACCTTGGGGATCAGGATGGAGCAGATGTGTTCTTGCCTTGTGAAgatcctcccccaaccccccagaCATCTG GGGTAGACGACCACCCAGAGGAGCTGAGCCTGCCAATGCCCACGCCAGACAGGACCACATCCCGCACTTCCTCCTCGTCTTCTGACTCCTCCATCAACCCGCACAGCCCAAATCCCAGTGACGGTGGAGCAGACACGCCCTTGGCACAGTCTGacgaggaggaggatgggggtgaTGGCGGCGCAGAGCCTGGAGCCTGCAGCTAG
- the DBNDD2 gene encoding dysbindin domain-containing protein 2 isoform X2, protein MDPNPRAALERQQLRLRERQKFFEDILQPETEFVFPLSHLHLESHRPPIGSISSMEVNVDTLEQVELIDLGDQDGADVFLPCEDPPPTPQTSGMPLCFRHLGPSEPGFCSAAARGRRPPRGAEPANAHARQDHIPHFLLVF, encoded by the exons ATGGACCCAAATCCTCGGGCAGCCCTGGAGCGCCAGCAGCTCCGCCTTCGGGAGCGGCAGAAATTCTTTGAGGACATTTTACAGCCTGAGACAGAGTTTGTCTTCCCCTTATCCCACCTGCATCTCGAGTCGCACAGAC CCCCTATAGGCAGTATCTCGTCCATGGAAGTGAATGTGGATACGCTTGAGCAAGTGGAACTTATTGACCTTGGGGATCAGGATGGAGCAGATGTGTTCTTGCCTTGTGAAgatcctcccccaaccccccagaCATCTGGTATGCCCCTCTGCTTCAGGCACTTGGGCCCCAGTGAGCCAGGGTTCTGCAGTGCGGCCGCAAG GGGTAGACGACCACCCAGAGGAGCTGAGCCTGCCAATGCCCACGCCAGACAGGACCACATCCCGCACTTCCTCCTCGTCTTCTGA